Genomic window (Ureibacillus composti):
AATCTCAGAGATATTATCAAAATAATTTTTAAAGTCATAAGTAAACATTTCCCAACTAACATGCTCTTTAGTAAATATTGAAATATTAAGTTGGTTTATCCAACTATAGAAGAAACCAATAAATGACATAAACATTAAGAAGGTAACTAAATGAATCAAAGCTTCTAACAATGTGAAACCATTTTGGTTCAATTTGTCTATTCTCCAGGATCGATACACTTTTCCCTAACCTCATCTAAGTTAATATATTCAATGCAGATTTGTGTTCCGTCGTAATTCCAATCATACTTAACTCCCTCAATCGTTTCAGAACCAGAAAAAATAGTTGCATTCAACACTATTTTCGCAGCTTGATAACCTACCTCAGAAGCATGTAGTTCAAGTTTTTCATTATTTAATGTGCTTAACATTTGATAGCTTAAAGGTATCAATGAGATAAATACCGTGAGAAGTATGACTAAAGTTAACAATGTTTCAACCAATGAAATACCTTTATCATTCAACAAATTTCATCCGACCTTTTTCAATATAAATCATTAATTCTTTTGTACCGTGGGGTGTATAAAAAATGAGTTTCCCAAAACGAAGAATATCGCCAACTGATGTAAATGTTATGATTTTCAAGTTACTATATTTATTAAATGTAATACCATCTGGGAAATTTCTCTTTATGAAAGGATCTGTTGGTTGATGATAGACTCGATAATGGTTTTCCTCAAAGGAAACATAAGTAGTTTTTTTAGTTTCAATAGCATGAGATTGTATACTCTGTAAATCTAACAATAGTTGATTAAAAAACAGATCTGTTTCTTGCTTCTCTGTGTATTTAAATGATAGTTGGAAAATGACAGATGAAATCATTCCCAAAATGAACAAAACAAGTAACATTTCAATTAAAGTAAAACCCGCACTACTTTTTAATTTACTAATCATTATTTTCTAACTTACCAGTTGTATCCTCAGTCGGGTTACTTGAAACGGTTACCTTACCTGTGTCATCAATATTGACTGGATCTCCATTAGGACAAGTAGCTTCTACATCTTTACCTAAATACCCGTCAGTCTTTAACGTTGCAATAGAATCTGGATACTTCTTGTTGTCAATTTTATAGGCCTGTACCTGTCCTTGCACCATTTTAATATAGGCATCACAGCCCTTTTCATCGATTGATGTAAAATGTTTTGATACATTAGGAACCGTAATTAAAATTAACACAGAGATTATTAATAACACGATTAACATTTCCACTAGCGTAAATCCTTTTTCACTTTTTAACACGATTATGTTCACCTCTTAAATAATTTCAATAAGATTATACATAGGGAGAAGCACACTTAAATATGCTGCAATAATGCAGACTGCTATGAGGATAAAAAATAAAGGCTGAACAACTGCCACGCTCGTTTTGACGATGGATTGAAGCTTATCGTCTAGCAATTCACAATACAGTAACAATTCCCTCCCAAGATAGCCACTTTTTTCGCCATGCTTAATAAACTCATCAAACTTTGGAAAGAAGCACGACAAATTTAATGCAGCGTTTGACAAAGAATCTCCATATATAATACGCTTTTCAAGTTTGCTCATAATGTAGGACAGATGTAGATTTAATTGTTGTTGTTTAAGAATTTGAAGTGCTTGCTGTAATGAAAAACCGCTAACGATTAAATTTCCTAAAGACCGTCCAATAGTTCTCGTTAAGTGCAGTCTATAAAAGTAATTGACAATGGGAATTTTTAATAACAATGCAGACTGTGCCTCGACGGATTGTTTATTTAATCCATAGACGAAAAGTAGAACACAGAAAAATACCAGAATACCAAATATGAGGATAAAGTCTGGTAAATGTAGAAAGAGATTTGAGATCCAAAGACTTGAGAATTCATGATTAGTGGACCTTGAATTAATGATATTTTCAAGATTTGGGAGAAAAAATGTACGGAATGCAAGAAAGATCCCAAAAATAAAAATAAGCAATACTGTAGGATAAACTAAAAGTTTCCCCAATTTATTCCTCATCATTTCATTGAATTCCATTTGATTTGCTACATTTTTCAAAGCTAACTGAATCCCTCCACTATCTTCTGCAATTTTAATTGCAACCAAATAATGTTTTGGAATGGAAAAGCTTTGTAAAATATCGATTATTTGGCCACCTCCTCGAAATTTTTCATCAACATGATTTTTCCAATAGTCAACATCGTCTACATGATAAGGTAATAGCATTTGAATTGAATCTGAAAACGTATATCCTTCCTGAAGTAATATGCTTAGGCGTCTTAGTAACGATGATAGGTGATTTATTTTTTTTACTTTTTTTCTATAAAAAAGAAATGATCTTATATTAAGAAGTTGTTGATACATTGCTTTTATTCACCCCAACTGCCTGCACTTGGAACTGCAAAGTTTCTTGTAACGGAAGTTTGTACTCCTGTCCTCCCATCGCACTTGCTAATGCTTCATATAAATAAAGATCACTCAAGATCTCATAAATCGCTTTTCTTTCTTCAGATTGTCCAACTTCAATTAAGCATTGTGCGGCAATGCCAATAAGTGCTTGTCTAATTTCTTCAATTGAAACACCTAAGTCCATTAATCGATATAGACAGTTCACAGAATCTTTCGCATGTATTGTTGATAACACTAAGTGGCCAGTTAATGCAGCTTCAATTGCTATATTCGCAGTTTCCCTATCACGAATTTCCCCTATCATAATAACGTCAGGAGAGTGACGTAAAATCGCTCTTAGTCCAGCAGCATAAGTGATACCCGCTCTTTCATTTACTTGTATTTGAAGCAGATGAGATTGACTACTTTCCACAGGATCCTCTAATGAAATTACATGTCTGGCCAGTGTTTCACTACAATAATTGACTAATGAATATAGCGAGGTCGTTTTACCTGAACCTGTTGCACCACAAAATAATAAAAGCCCCTGACGACTATGAACAAGATTCAATAATTTTTCTGCTTTTTTAGGATGGTAACATAAGGAGGAAATTGGATAGGAGGAATTTTGAAGCATTAACCGAATGACAAGACTTTCTCTTTGGAAAACTGAAGGTAGAGTTGAAACACGAAATGCATATATTTTTTGCAGAAATTCCTTATGAAAAGAACCACTTTGAGGTTTTCGTTTTTCTCCGATATCTAATGAAGATAAAAATTTAAAGAAACTGATCATACGATCTCCAATTTCAAAGGGAAGATCACCCGCAGGAAATAACTTTCCATATTTTCTAAAATGGATTATAAACTTTTCTTTCGTAGGAACAAGATGCAGGTCTGACGCACCAAAGTGCAATGCCTTCAGTAATAATTGTTCACTTTTACTTTCCACTACTGATTCCATTTCCATCATTCATCACCTCATTTTTTAAATTACGTGACCGCAAATCGTAACTAAGGAAAGTATAAGATGATAAATTGGATAAGAAAACCTTATCCCTCATATTTTTTATTTGGGCGCCTTAAAGATATTGAAACACAAAACTTCATCTTAATTGATAAATATTTTCATTCATACCTACCATTTCTCACTCAGAAAAGATAAAATAAAATTACAAGTTCTGTAATATTAAACCAATAAGGAGGTGGAATTTGTTGATACATCCATTAAAGGTGACAAGCACTTTGGCAGATAAGACTCGCTATCAGATTTACGAATATATGTTACAACAAAAAAAGTATTTTACAGTTCAAGATATCGCTACACAATTCGATATTCACCCAAATGTTTCTAGACTTCATTTAACAAAGCTGGCAGAAATTAATTTAATTACAGCGGATTATGTCAAAACTGGTAAGGGAGGACGCCCTGGACGAGTTTATAAGGCATCAGAGGAAGGAATTGTTCTAAGTTTTCCTAAACGAGACGAAGGCCATTTACTGAAGTGGACGTTACAAATAATTAAGGATTATGGTTCAGAAGCATTAGAAAAAGCAAAAGCAATTAGTTATCAAGATGGTTTTGAAAATGTAAAAGAAACTTTCATCAAAGAAAAAATAACGAAAAATAGCTTAGACTTTAATAATAAGTTAAATATATTAGCAAATGCTTCTTCGATGATAGGATATTTCCCTCAAATTAGTGAAACAGATCAAGGAAAGAAAATTATCTTTACAATCTATAATTGTCCATTCAGAAACCAAATTCAAGAATATAATGAAATTGTTTGTGCTTTACATGAGGCATATTTACAAGGTCAAATAGACGCTTTATTCTCTGAAAACGAATTACTCCAAACAGAAAGCATGGTTCACGATTGTGAGCTTTGTCAGTATAAAATTCTCATTCAAGAACCATCATTACTATAGCTACCAATTGTTTGTCACAAATAATATGAGAAGTAGCAGTTTACATTATTATTGGAAATCATTTATAATAGTAATGATATTATGCGTCGCATGGCAAAAGGAGGGAATCTTCATGGGCAATATGTATAAAGTTATGGCTTTCTGGACAGGTATTTTTGCCGTTATGTTCTACCTTGGTGATATGTACGAGGTTTCGCTATTATTCGTTGGTAATTCTGTATTATTCCTTTTATTAGGCTTATTAAACCTTTCAGAACGTATGTACATGTACATTTTCGGTGCGTATTTAACAGTTTTCTTTGCAGGATTTACGTACTATACTACCTTCATTCACGTACCAGGTGGAGGCCACTAATAAAAAACATCGACTGATTACCAGTCGATGTTTTTTTGAATGAATTTACAAAGATGTTAATTAAAAACCATGTAAAAATGGGTTCATTTCCATTTCTACTCCAGGTGTTGTATAGTCACCGTGTCCTGGATAAATAATTGTATCTTCAGGAAGGATTAATAACTTTTCATGAATTGATTTTAAGAGCACTTCCATTGAGCCACCAATTAAATCCGTTCTTCCTATACTTCCTTCAAACAACGTATCTCCTACAATAGCAAAACTATCATTTTCAAAAATATAAGACACACTACCAGGTGAATGTCCAGGTGTAAAAACAGCTTTGAAAGTAAAATCTTTAATTTCAAATATTTGTTCGTTTCGTATGATATGTTCTTTTTCAGGCAATCCTACAATGTAGTTGGGCAGTTCCGCATATTTTGCAGATCCATTTTTCGACGGATCTGAAAGCCAGCTAACTTCTTTTTCATGGACAAATAATGGCAAATTAAACGTTTTTCTTAAATCATCAACTGCACCGATATGATCAAAATGTGTGTGCGTTAAGAAAATTGCTAGAGGATTTAAATTACTTTTTCTTACTTCTTTTATTATTCGGTCTGATTCTTCCCCTGGATCGAATATAATACATTCCTTTTGCTTATTACTAACGATATAACAGTTTGTTTGAACTGGTCCTAAACTAAAAGATTTTACATTCAACAACTTTATCACCTCAGGGAATATTATACATGGAAGTAGTTAAAATAAAAATTATAAATGTCCGTTCTATTAAAATGCAAGAATTTTCCTCGACAAAAGAAGTTAGGTGCTTTAAAATAAAGAAGGAATATTGTTTACGACATTCATTTTTCTAATGTCGAAAGGAGTGTTTTTTTAATGAACTTATTAATGGTTATTTTTGCTTTGATAGCAATCCTTTCAGTTGTTAGTGTATTCCGTTCTATTAAAGAAAAAAATATTCTTTCTTTAATTTTTGGTGTTGCAGCCGCTGCAATTTTCGGTTGGTTCGTCATCATGACTGTTTTAAATCAAGGTTATCCACCAAAATTACACTAATTAGCTTAAAAAAACGAGGGGCCTTTTTACCCCTCGTTTTTTTATTTATCATAATAAAAAGACGTAGCGAGGGCTACGTCTTTTATATTTATTCTAATGATTCATGTTTTAAATTACCTGTTTCTTCATCATAGAAACGTAATAGATCTCCATTTATGATTTTATCAGAATATTCAAGTTCAACAGATGCACGTTCAATATAAGGTTGACATGCTTCAATACCAATTTCTTCTCCTGTATCACGGTCATAACATACTTCACTCGCATATACGTACTGATCTGTTATAAATCGACCATCACGGAAAATCACAAAGTCTTCATGTTCTTCGGAGAACAAATCCGCACCTAATTGCATATCGTTCGATGTATCAATACCTAGCAGATGTAAGATAGTAGGTCTTAAATCAATTTGACCGGCTGTTTTATCTATTACTTCACCATCTCCTGAACCAGGTACATGGATAAATAATGGCACTGACTGAAGTAATGCACTGTCATAAGGTGTAATCTCTTCCTTATTTAAGTACATTGACATCGCCTTATTATGGTTTTCAGAAATACCATAATGATCACCGTACATTACAATAATTGAATTATCATATAAGCCTTTTTCCTTCAGTTCGTCAAAGAATACTTTTATCGATTCATCTAAATAACGAACTGTTTGGAAGTATCGGTTTAATGTACCCGAATTCGAATTATATTCAGGAATCATAATATCTTCTTCATCTAAATAAAACGGATAATGATTTGTTAACGTAATCATTCTTGAATAAAACGGTTGTGGCATTTCAGTCATTAAATCAACAGATTGCTCAAAGAATGGAATATCCTTCAAACCCCAGTTAACTGAATTTTCGTCTGTGACTTGATACGAGTCTAGATCATAGAATTTATCAATATTTAAAGATTTATAAATCATATCACGATTCCAAAACGATTTATTATTAGAGTGCATCACATTAGAAAAATAACCATTGTTACCTAAACTCTCTGCCATTGAATTATACGTATTTCCACCGTGGGTAAAAAATACTGCTCCACGTCCTAATCCAAATAAAGAGTTCTCTACTAAAAATTCAGCATCAGACGTCTTTCCTAACCCAGTTTGATGATAGAAGTCACTAAAATAATAAGTGTCTTTATCGCTAGTTAAAGAATTTAAGAATGGAGTTACAACTTCCCCATTCATTTCATTATTGATTACGAAGCTTTGTAAAGATTCTAATTGAACAAGAATTATATTTCTTCCTGCATATTTACCAAACATGTCTTCATTCACAGATGCTTGATTGGCTTGAACATAGTTATCAACTTCTACTAGCTCACTACCATCAGCTAATGCGCGTTGAGCAGATGATTTTGATTGGATATATATATCATATAAATGATAATTATATGTCCCAATATTTTTCACTAATAGTTCTCGGTCAAAACTACGTGTTAATAATTGTGGACGTTCACTTTCAGCTAATCCTAAGTTCAAGAATAATACCGCAAGAGAGAGTACAAAATAAGCACGGCGTACTTGTTTACGGACTTCCATTTTACCTTCAAATTTTGGCATAAACTTAATTACTACTAGTAATAGGATAATATCGACAAAATAGAGAATATCTGTCCAAGTGATAATTTCACTAATCGAAGTACCTAATTCACCAAAATTACTTGTTTGAAACAAAACAGGTAAAGTTATAAAGTCATTATAGAAACGATAAAACCCAACGTTAGCAAAAAGGACAATTGATAAAAGAGTACTAACCGTAATAATATAACGATTTCTTGCTTTTGACGTTTTTAAGAATAACGATAAACCATAAATAAAAAGTAAAAAACTAAGAGGATTGATTAGTAAAATCAATTCCTGCATTGGATTTTCGATTTTCATATCAAAACTTGTATGGTATACAATCGCTGTTTTAATCCATGTAGCAATAATTGCTAGAGCTAAAATCGAATGTTTAGGCCATTTAACTGATTTCATTCCTAACATCCTCCTAAGATTACAAAAATTAACGTAGAATAACTAATTTACAAATTTTTTACAAAAACTTAAAACAAAATATATCTTAATCTTTTTTACAAAAATATGCAAGGAAAACATAAACAGCTTTACAATTAATAGGAACGTACCCTAACAATCTTAAAATCTCCTACTAACTATTTACGTCTTTTTTACAAAAAGGTTCCCAAAATAAAACAGCGGAAAAAATTCCACTGTATGCATTAGTTTACATTAAGTTTTAAAGTCGAAAGTAATGTTTACTATAACAACTTATTATAATCAAATCAATAATCAATTTTTACCAGATTTGATTTTTGTTGCTTCTTGGCGTATTAATAATAACGCCATTTGATAATCCTTTGTATCCATTACTCTTGCCTTATAAAGTTCTCTTATTTCATCTTCCATTAATATAAGATCACCTATTCGATCTCTTGTATAGATGTATGTACCATACTGTTTCAATAAATCATATATATCCTTCATCGATTTCATATGAACTCCCCTTTCAATTTCTCAGGCAATCAATACGATCTTGTTCTGTAATAATAATATCTACAGGTATATCATGTGCTTCTTTTGGAACTTGATGAGTCAATTGCACTGTAAAAGCAAGAGAAATTAAAGTACCATCGTAGTTTTTTAAATAACGATCATAGTATCCTCCGCCGTAGCCAATACGAAATCCTCTAAAATCATATACAATTCCAGGTACGATTATTACATCAATTTCATGTCGATTGACCATTTGTGTTAATTCGATGATTGGTTCCTTTAAGTCCATGTACACTGTTTCTAATTGCTCGAAACTTGTAATTGCATAAAAAGTCATAGATCGATCTGAAGGGTCACATTTAGGAACAACCACTTTTTTTCCAAGACCCCATAGTTCTTCTATAATATTTAGTGTATCTACCTCAGGGTATTTAGATATAGTAAGAGCAATTGTTTTCGCTTCTTTAATAGACTTTTCTCTTAATAGACGTTCTTTTATATTTACAGAGAAATCTTGATGTTGCTCAATTGTCATTTCGGTTAAAGTGGTATTTACTTTTTTACGCATTTCTTTTTTGTTCATTCAGCATCACCTTAAGATTTATTGGAATTTAGAATAAATAATAAATATGTATATATTTAGCCGAAAATATGTAAAAAGCCAAAACCACAAGTGGTTTTGGCAATAATGAGCATTATTTTGTTTCACGGTGAAGAGTGACTTTCTTCTCGCGAGAGCAATATTTTTTGAATTCAAGACGCTCAGGATTGTTACGTTTGTTCTTTTTAGAAATGTAGTTACGTTCGCCACAATCTGTGCAAGCTAAAGTAATGTTTACGCGCATTATTAACCCTCCCACTCTATATTAAAAATTGTATTAATTGAGCATGATTTATACGACTAAATCATTATAACATAAACTCAGAAAAAATCTAGCATGATTTATAATTTGATTATGTTAAAATAATTAATAACCAAATTAATGGAGGACAGCACGTGGACTTATCAATCATCATAATGCTCGTTGGCATCTTTTGTATTATAGGGTCATTTTTCTTAAAGGATCCAGCAAAAAAAGTTGAAAAGGATTTAGAGGAATTATCCATAGGTATTTATCAAGAAACTAATGCACTCAAGAGAAGATTAAAGGTTGTAGAAGAAGAATTGTTACTTGACGCAAACTTTAAAATGGATACATCAAAAATTACAACAAATCCTAAAAATTCTTTCGACTCATATAAACAACCGACAGCTACAACTAAACACCCAATTAACTATTCAGGTTCGAATACTTCAAAACCGGTAAATGAAATTTTAGTAAGACAAGTCATTGAATTAAACAAACAAGGCTATCCCATTAATGAGATCAGTAAAATGTCAACTTTATCTGCAGAACAGATACATACAATACTAAGCGGTGAAGGAGGAAAACGATGAAACGCTCTTCCTTACGCGCTTTCGGTATTGCTTGTTTTATCATCGGATTGCTTTATGCCTTTAGTGAACAATGGAATATTCCATTCATTTCACAAGAAAAAAATACAAATTCAATAAAAAAATATGAAGAACAAATTGCTCAGCTTGAACAAAAACTTATCAACGCCAATAAACAAATTACTCAATTAAAAGAGCAATCATCAAAAAAGGAAAATCTACAAACCTCTGCCCCTTCTATTGAAAAAGATCATGAGATAGAAGGTAGCACTAGCACAAAAAATGGCGTTGTTTACGGTACGCTTTATATTTATTCTGGATTAAAACCAGCTGATGTTGCACAGAAATTAAAAGATATGGGCATTGTTTCAAACAGTGTTGAAATAGAGCTCTTCTTAGCACAACCGGAATATGCAAAAACAATACAAAAAGGACAGTTTGAATTAAATTCCACAATGAATGTAGAGGAGATTGCTAAGATCATTACTGGAGATTCAAATAAGTAGGTTGGAATAAATTTAGCTTTCCAACCTACTATCCTTTTTTAAAATAAGAGCGAACATACGATGCAAATTGTCTTGTTACGGCACTCATAAATCGATTAGTTTTATAAGCGACCCCTATTTCTCGTTTGCAATCATTTGCATCAACTTGAAGAATCTTCAAATTATATTGCTCAATTCCTTTAATTAACGGAATGAGCGATACGCCTAAACCACTTTCCACTAAACTTGCAACCGTATGAATTTCCTCACCTTCAAAGGCAACATTTAATTGAAAACCTTCTCTTCTATATAACTCATCAACTGTTTGACGCAAAGAATTCCCTTTTTTAATTGAGATAAATGGAAGTTCTGCAAATTCAGATAGTTTTACCTTATCTTTATTAGCTAATGGATGCTGACTTGGTACAATTAAAAATAACTCTTCATCCCAAAGCCTCTCCCATACCACATCATTATTTGTATCTAGTGAAGAAATTAAGCATAGATCAAGCTCACCTTGTTCAAGTTTTTTCATTAACTCACTTGAGTTACTTTGTGATAACTGAAATTTCATTTTAGGATACACTTTCTTCACATCTGTCATTAACGATGGTATCACTTCAAGTCCTAGTGTATGCATAAAACCAATTGACACTTCCCCTTGACCAGGGGCTACAAGATTCAGTAAGTCTTCTTTCGCTCGATCATATTCTTGCAAAATAAATTCAGTACGCTCCAAAAAAAATTTTCCGTAACGATTTAATTTAATCGACCGTCCATTTCGGTCAAAAAGTTCTACGCCTAGGGACTCTTCTAATAATGAAATTGATTTACTTAATGCTGGTTGAGTTATATGTAAATCAGCTGCTGCACGAGACATATTTTCATACTTAGCAACTGTTCTAAAATAATGAAGCGCGATAAAATCCATTTAGAGGACTCCTTATAACTTTTATTTATATATCAGATAAAAACAATGAATTATCTTTATGTACTTATTCTTATTATAATGAATTGAAATGGGATGTTCAAAAAAATGTCAAAATTAATTTAAAAAGAGGCGAGCCGTATGACCTACTTACAAAAGGGCACAAAACAGTTTACTTTGGCTAATTTAGCATTGTTTGCTGCAGGATTCATTACTTTTGCAAATCTATATATTACGCAACCACTGTTTCCACAGTTTTCAAAAGAATTTCATGTGTCACCAACTGTTGCTAGTCTTTCATTATCGGTTGCAACAGTCGCATTGTCATTTAGCTTAATTTTATTTGGCTCCTTGTCAGAGGCTTGGGGACGAAAAAAATTAATGACGATTTCAATTTTTGCAGCTTCTTTTCTAACAATCGCTTTAGCTTTCTCACCCTCATTTGAAATCTTAATCCTTTTAAGAATTGTTCAAGGATTTGTGTTTGCTGGCGTTCCAGCTATTGCTATGGCTTATTTAGGTGAAGAAGTTGACCCGGCAAGCTTAGGTGCTGCAATGGGCCTTTATATAAGTGGTAACTCCGTCGGTGGACTTGCAGGGCGAATTATTATGGGGACAGTTACCGACTTATATAATTGGCAAATTGGGATGATTTTTTTAGGATTATTAAGTTTAGTAATTTGTGCTTACTTTGTTTGGGCGTTGCCAGCTTCAAAACACTTCACACCTAGACCATTACAAATTAAATCACTATCGAAATCTTTATTTTCCCATCTAAAAGACCCTGGATTAGTTTGTTTATTTGGTATTGCCTTTACGCTTATGGGTGGCTTTGTAACGTTGTATAACTACATAAGTTATAAATTACTAGCCCATCCATATAATTTAAGTGCAACCATTGTAGGATGGATTTTTATAGTCTATTTAGTTGGGACATTTAGCTCAGCTTGGTTTGGTAGTCTTTCAGATAAATTCGGTCGACAAAAGGTATTATTTATAGGGATTATTATCATGTTTACAGGTGCATTACTTACATTACCTGTTCACCTTTTCATAAAAATATTAGGTATTGTCGTCTTTACTTTTGGATTTTTCGGTGCTCACTCAATTGCAAGTGGTTGGGTTAGTCGAAGAGCAAAAAGAGATAAAGCGCAAGCTTCCTCACTTTATTTATTCGCCTACTATTTTGGTTCTAGTGTTGGTGGAACAACCGGCGGCATCTTCTGGTCACACTGGGGCTGGAATGGAATAATTGCTTTTATCAGTTGTTTAATTATGACAGCCTTCTTCCTTACTGTTACAAT
Coding sequences:
- a CDS encoding MFS transporter, which produces MTYLQKGTKQFTLANLALFAAGFITFANLYITQPLFPQFSKEFHVSPTVASLSLSVATVALSFSLILFGSLSEAWGRKKLMTISIFAASFLTIALAFSPSFEILILLRIVQGFVFAGVPAIAMAYLGEEVDPASLGAAMGLYISGNSVGGLAGRIIMGTVTDLYNWQIGMIFLGLLSLVICAYFVWALPASKHFTPRPLQIKSLSKSLFSHLKDPGLVCLFGIAFTLMGGFVTLYNYISYKLLAHPYNLSATIVGWIFIVYLVGTFSSAWFGSLSDKFGRQKVLFIGIIIMFTGALLTLPVHLFIKILGIVVFTFGFFGAHSIASGWVSRRAKRDKAQASSLYLFAYYFGSSVGGTTGGIFWSHWGWNGIIAFISCLIMTAFFLTVTIMLNDRKVESSVENHYQY